A window of Hemiscyllium ocellatum isolate sHemOce1 chromosome 10, sHemOce1.pat.X.cur, whole genome shotgun sequence genomic DNA:
CAATTGGACGGTGggtcatgtgtggaataaactcctgaggaaatggtggatgcagatacagttacaacatttcacaCACATGTGGACGAGTACATGACTGAGAGAGGTTTgtaatttagattttattgtcacatgttctcaagtacaggagtacggGGAAACGTATATAATGTAGGTACacataaaaacaaggtcaaaagaaagaacaaagcacattgtagggaatctaatctaatcaaaagataAACATTACAGTAATTCATAGTATTGAGGGGAAAAATGAAGAGTCAAAGTTAAAATTCAAACATTACCGTCTTTCGAAAGTGCTTTACCGCTCTGTGACTGCACTCCCTACAGGAGCTCgattcccccctccccttctccgtccccctccccctccctctccccttcccctgcccctccctcttcccctccccctccccctcccctctctccccctctccccctctcccccctccctctccccctccacctccctctccccctccacctcccaatccccctccccctctctcccatctcccccttccctctccaccttcccctccccctccccctccccctctccctttctccccctctccatctcccctccccctcccccctcaccctcaccctctcccccatcccccgcCTTTGCCAGGATTTCCGCACACAGTCCATTTGGAGGGTCTtggggccaaacacaggcaggtggggcaGGGtcagttggactggagggtcagTATCTGTGCTGTAGGACGCTGTGAAACGATAGGAAAGGCAGGCAGTGACAGATGGGGGACCACAGAGATCAGATCGAGGACCCGAGTATTCACATGTTAACGATATCAATGAGGGAGCTAAATGTACGGTCTCAACATTTGACACAAAGCTGTTGGGCTGGGGTTCTGGTGAGGGTAGTCCGGCTGTGTGTGGGAATGCTGTGCTGAgctactgcaatgtaatgtttacctgatttttttttaacctggctGTGTCTATCCTTTAACAATGTCTGATTTCTAACTTTTATTTTAATTGCTTTAATGCAACTCCTTTTTATTCCTGTTTTGTATCAGAGATTTGTCCCTGAGATGGTGCCAGCAGAGGAAGACCCTGTCCTCCTGTGATGggagtatacatgacaataaaggagATCCGATTCTAAATTCTATTTTATGAATGTTTCTGAGCAGGATTGTAACAGATTGTTAAATATTGGAGTGTAACACCAAAGTGTAAATCACTTGGGCGCAGTCAGTGAGGACCGAAGCAGTAAATAGTGAGGTATCAGTTGATTCAACATTGAAGGGAAAGTAGGAAAGTCTAACTTTGGTTTAAAGTACATTTGTGTGAATGTGGGAAGTGTGGTGAACGCAACTTGTGCTGTAGATGCCAATTGCTTTGTGGAAATATGATGCAGTGATGTAAGGTGGGATTGGAGTTTGAATGGTGTTGGATCCAAGATATTGAGGAAATATTGTTTAATGGTATTTATTGAAGAGAACATTCTATATTACTGCAGAAGAGAATGTTTCAGAGAGGCACTGTTGATTTGAGTGGAGCTAAGGAACAAAATGGTCCAATGATATTGCTTGGTGTAGCCTAGAGATCACCATCTAGTAAGAAGGATCTAGAAAAACAGATTTACAACACAATTACAGACAGGAATGAGAATGATAGGGTAGGGAGCACCTTAACAGACTGGGATTGTATTGTGTAAAGGGTAGAGGGGCCTTGGAGCTCTGAGatggtgtttagattagattacttacagtgtggaaacaggcccttcggcccaacaagtccacaccgacccgccgaagcgcaacccacccataccccttacctaacactacgggcaatttagtatggccaattcacctgacccgcacgtctttggactgtgggaggaaaccggagcacccggaggaaacccacgcagacacggggagaacgtgcaagctccaggAGAATTTCCAACACTTGTAGGTGTCCAGGTCAATGAAAGGACACATTGCTGGACATGGTCCTTGGAAATGCAGTAGACTACGTTAGGGGGGAATATATCGGGGACAATGATTTTGTTTCATACATTTAGGGTGAACATGGAAATGGCCTTGAAGAATCCAGAGGAAGGCTAATTAACTGAGAGAAAGCTACTTCACCAGGTATCGTCTCctctgtctctccaatctccctgttccctGGACATGATCAGCCTGACCCTGTGATCTGGATCCCTTTCCCCTTTGTCACAGCCATTAacctacactgtccccataatCCTCTCCAGTCAACCCTCTTCACTGCCTCCTCCTCATTGGGTCTGTCTTTAACAATAAGGAGCTGCCCattcaaaacagagatgagggAACGTTTTTATTCTGCGTAGAGGGTTGGGAGttttttggaattcccttcctcaaatggtagtggatgcagaatcttcaaaTGTGTTTAAAAAGACATAGATTCTCGGATACAAAGGGAATGAGAAAATATCAGAAATATTGGAAATCTGCAGGAAATCAGATCCGCTGTGTTTTTATTTAATGGTGGggtaggctcgaagggccgagtgGCTTATTCCTGTTCATTGTTTGGGTGCTCCTTGTTTATAGAATTTCACCAGATCCCAGTCAGATCCCAGTCAGATCCCAACCAGATCCCAGCCAGATCCCAGCCAGATCCCAGCTGGATCCCAGCCAGATCCCAGCTGGATCCCAGCCGGATCCCAACCAGATCCCAGCCAGATCCCAGCTGGATCCCAGGCAGATCCCAGGCAGATCCCAGCTGGATCCCAGGCAGATCCCAGCCAGATTCTCCTTCCCACTGGATAACAGGCTGAGGTCCCGCCCATTCTGCCGACCAATCAGAACATCGATTGTCTATCTCCTTAACCGTGATTGGTTTGTTCCCACTAACCCGGAAGTAAGGGTCCAATGAAATCATCCCGGAAACAGCGGCGCTGCTGATTGGCTGTTGGTGGGCACACGGTGAACTACCACCGATCTCGGTCCCTGGATCACCCGCTGGGAGCCAGGCCCCGGGCCACGGGATCGATCAACGGGAACCCGGCCCCTGGAGCAGCGAGAGAGCCGCAGGGAGGGAGCAGGAGCCCGGGGtaagaggctggggctggggctggagatggagatggagatggagatagtGAGCCTCACCCTCCATCAGGGATACAGTgtaacagagagggagacagtaaccATTGGGGGGGGGTCAGGAATCGTAACCAGAGGAAACATTGTAGCACCGGGCCCTACAGAAGCTGACAATCTTGTAGAGACTAACTGGACCCTGGAGAGACTGGCTGGACCATGGGGAGACTGACTGGCTGGACCCTGGAGAGACTGGCTGGACCCTGGGGAGACTGACTGGCTGGACCCTGGAGAGACTGACtggctggaatattgtgaatgcCTTCCACTGTCCCTGAACTAATTTCTCTAAATGATCTTTATGCAGTATAGGGAAACGAGTGGTTTTACTGATCCTGAGACCAGGAGCTATCGAGTCAGGAATTCAGATCCCCCTTATGGGAGCTGGGGAATATGAATTGAGTAAATAAGGTTAGAATAAAAGTCCAAGCTCTGTACGTGACATTAAAAACACAAGTTCACCAAAGTGGATGAAAGTTACAGTTCCCAGCTAGTGGAGCTGAGCTGACTGGGAGCCCCAGTGACTTGCAGGTGAAATGGCTGAGAGAGCAGCAGACGCTGCCTTCTCACGGACAGTCAGGAGGGACAGTCAGGAGGGACAGCCGTGCctggccctgccagtgacacacacagtgTTCCTTACGCTAAGCTCCAGTGACCATTCTAACTGGGATCATATCCCAGATttggctgtttttcacttcctttTGTGAAGTGAACACTTTGAGTGAGAGGGAGATCCCCAATTCATTGAGAGTGTGCTCCAGGTgtaggacataggaacaggaggaggccattcagcccgtcgagcctgttctgccattcgataagatcatggctgacctgtagCTGAACTCCATAAACCTGCCTGTGGCCCGTACCCCTTTATAccttttgctgaacaaaaatgaTCTGTCCCAGATTTAAAAATAGCAATAACCGATTCTGCATTCACCGCTGTGTGTGGAAGAGCATTTCAAACATCTCCTGCCCTTTGAGTGTGGAGTGTTTCCTGATCAATCCTGATCCACAGTCCGGCAATCAGCCTGGCAGCTCCAGATCTGGGGGGGGTAGGAGAGGGGTGGGAGCTATCTCCAGGCTGCTGACCTCAGCCAGGGGTCATTGCAAGGCTGCTGACCTGGGGAGGACAGCCTGTGGGTCCTGATCGAGGAgatgttgcttgtgggatcataCTGTGCACACAGTGTTGGGGTTTTGTGAAGTGGGAAGTATTTGTGAGCAAGTCGAAATGAATAACAGCTGGTCCATTGTCAGGATTGTAatagctctctctgtctctctctctcgctctctctctctctctccctgtctctctctctgtccatccccctCATCCCCAAACACCTGCAGCACTCACCATGGCGAAGAAAGATGAGAATCTTTTAGCGAATATTAACAGTGCCTTCCTGAAACACAGTAAGGTGGAGGAGGTAAAGAGGGATCATCTGCTCATGATGCAACCCTATGCTAACTGGGAGGAGTTCCTGATGCCGGCTCCAATGTCAATTGCAATCCTCGGGGAACTAATCATCATCTCTTCCACCACTGACTTCCCTGTAAACAAGCACAGCCCGGACAGGCAATATCAACACATCAAATACCCAGAATCATTCCGAGCCTGCCTGATGCAGGTCAGTAACCAGGGCTGGAAATGTTTTAACTTGGCCCATAAGAACATGGACCAGATTCGACTGCACTCCCAGAGCGTTCCGACCCACCTGAAGAGTGCTGTGAAGACCCTGATGCAGGGTGAGCGGCAGAGCCTGGACAGGCTGCTCCCTCTGCAGTTGGGCAGCATCAAGGCTGTTGCTGATGACTGTCTTAGCCTAGCCCAGGAGGTAGAGAGAAGCTTCTCCTCCATCACTGACCTGATCCATGAGTTGCTGGAGGCCTGTACTGGTGCCAAGGGGATGTACGAGGAGGAATCCAAGGTGGTGCAGCGTTCCCTGGAGGATGCCAACCTTCGGAAGGCCACTGCAGAGAAAGAGAAGAGGCAGGCGGATGAATATTTCACCAGGATGAACAAACAGGTCGAGGAGGCTCATGATGCCTACAAGAGGGCAGTGGAGTCTGCCCCCAGTGAGTGGGGGGTTGTTGGCATGTTTGCAGTGGAGAATTCAATCAATCTGGTCAGTAACCTGGTGAGTGGCTTCATGTCGATGGTAACTGCAGATCCGGTCAGCCTGTCTACCACGGTGGTGGAGACCTTGGCAAATGTTGGCAACGTCATTGCCGAAAAGGTTAGGAACAAGGAGCAAGCCAAAGCCGGCAGCCAGCAAGCTGAGGTGGACCCAGTCACTGTCAGCAATGTGCTCTCCAAGTCCAGTGAGCTGCTGATTGCCACCGTCAAACTCCAGGACTTGCTGTCAGCTGATGCTAAACTGAGTCTGGATAAGCTCCTGGATCAGATGACGGGCAGTGTGAACATCTCCAGGCGTATGTTCCAGCAGGTTAAAACCGAGATCATTCTGGAGGAGGACTGCAGTCCCAAGGAAGCAGCCCTGACCCTGTGCAGGAAGGGCATCGCGATCTGTGAGAAGCTGGAGGAGATTGGGCAGTGTGAGAATCCGACCGAGgagcagctggagagggtggccAGCAGGATCGGGGAGCTCTATGGGAAGGTGGTCAAGTTCAGTGCAGGCTGCATGGCCAACCACCCGACGGTACTCCCTCAATCTGCCCCGAACCTGTCCAGGGCAGCAGGTGAGCAGAGCCCTGAGGACCAAAGCATGGTGCACACGGTGGTGACCCAGGCCCGGATCAAGATCGAGAATGCCAAGGCACATTTGGATAGCACCCGGGCAGAGTACGAGAGGAGCTTTGAAGCAATGAAGCAGAGTAACAAGGAGCTGGATGAGATCCTGGCCATGATGAGGAAATGTCAGGTGACCAAGGTTGACTTTGATGTGACGCTGAAGATGTTGACCCAGGGTCTGGATGCCTTGGGCAGGGTGAGAGAGCAGTGGACCAAGATGATTCGCTTCTTTGAAATGGTTTCCAACTTGATCCACATTTGCCTCACCAAGTCCCTGAGAAAATTTGTCACGGACAGCAAAGAGATCCAGGCAATCCAGGGGTACAGCCAGCAGCAACACATCCGAGATTTAATTTATGCCCAAGCCTTTCAGGCAGCCAACATCTCCCACCTGGTCAATATGATCGCCAGAACCTACGTGGAGATTTCTAGCAAGTACCTGATGGACCGAGTGACCAGTCTGGGCCGGCTGATCACCCTGGACCCTGAGGATGCGGAATTCCAGAGTGAGCGGCAACTGCTTCAGCGAGGCTGTGCTGATGCCCGCCAGATGATCATGGAGCGGGTTCTGAGCAACAAGGAGCAGTTTGAGGATCAGATCCAGCAAAGGATTGAGGCCATCGACTCCGGGCTGAAGGCAGTGCTGCCTCCTGCCTCCGAGGTGGAGCTGCAGGCAATCGAGAGTTCCCTGAGCCAGGAAAGCCCAGCCATCTTCAGGGAGAttgcagaggaggaggaggatgatcaATGGGCCTGACGCAGGAAGGGAAGGTGAGTGGGCAGCTCTGTCTGTGCTGCTGGAGGAACGAATTACTGCAGGTAACACAAttagacagaggagcagaaattaggccattcagcccatcaagcccaccattcaatcacggctgataagtttctcaaccccattctcctgctttctccccctaaCCCTTAAtattcaaaaacctatctatttcagccttaaatatactcaatgacctggcctccacagccttttgtggaaataaattccatagactcaccgctctctggctgaagaagtttttccttacctccattctaaaatgtcttccctttacCCTAAGGCTGTGCTCTCGGGTCCGAGTatttcctaccaatggaaacatcttcccatcatctactctgtccaggccattcagcattctgtatATTTCATTTAGATTCCTCATCATCATCtaaagtgcattgagtataaacccagagccctcaaacattcctcatattgTTAAGTGTTAattcctgggatcattttcatgaacctcctctgaccgtgctgcagggccagtacatccttcctgagatatggggcccaaaactgtgcacagtactccaaatactgtctgaccagagccttacacagcctcagaagcacatccctgcttttatattcaagtcttctcaaagtaaatgccatcattgcatttgccttcctaacgactgactcaacctgcaagtttactttgagagaatcctggactagaactcccaagtctctttatacttcagacttctgaattttctcctcatttagaaaatagcccatgcctctcttcttccgaccaaagtgtatgacttcacattttcccacattgtactctatctgccacttcttttctcattctcctgccctgtccaaatccttctgcaacctctccGCCCCTCCATGctccctgtccctctacctacctttgtaaacttagtcagaatgccctcagttccttcatgtagatcattaatgtataaagtgaaaagttgtggttccaacactgagcGTTGCGGAACGACACTTGTAAcgggctgccatcctgagaaagaccctttcgTTTCCACTCTGTGCTTTCTGCCAGGCAGCCAAGTTTCTATCCATGCTCGCACATTGCCTCTGACACCttgggtccttatcttactcagtagcttcctgtgcagcaccttgtccaAGGACTTCTTGAAATCCAGGTCGATAACATCTATTGGCTTTCCTTGGTCTAACTTggttgttatttcctcaaagaattgtagcaaatttgtcagacatgacttccccttgacgaagccgtgctgactttgccctattttaccaggtattcagaaatttcatccttcacaatggattccagggtCTTACCCACGACCAAGGTTCGGTTAATCAGTTTGTAATGTTCAGTCTTTTGCCTTACTACTTTCTAAACAGGGGTGTCACggtagcaattttccagtcctcaggaactctccctgattctagcgattcctgaaagatcaccattaacACCTCccctatctcttcagctatcacccttagaactctggggtgtagttcatctggtccaggtgatttatccaccttcaggacaTTCAGTTTTTCTGGCCCCTTCTTCTCGGTATCTTGGCCCCTCActgtcttgaatttttgggatattacttgtgtcttccatcgtgaacactgaagcaaaataattattcagctcctcagccattgccttgttccccactactatctctccagcatcattttctagctgcccaatgtccactttggcatctcttttgctctttatatatctaaagaaactcttataatcttcctttatattactggctagcttaccctcctaTTTAATCATTCCCCTCCTTATTTGTTTtcttgttgccctctgttgatcTTTGTGAGCTTCCCAATCCCCCAGTTTCAccctgcccttcaccacattagaTGTTTTCTCGTTTGCTTTTACACTGAAGTTGCTCCACCCTCCCTGGACCATGTTTCCTTTTCCCTCGGGATGACTCTCTGCTGTAACtcctgaattattcccagaaactcctgccattgctgtcccactgtctttcctgctgggttcctctcccagtcaattctccccagctccaccctcatgcctctgtagttgcctttaatCAGCTGTAATCCTGTTACCTCCAGttgtatcttctccctctcaGACTGCAGAGTAAATCCCATCATGttgtgatcactgcctcctaaggcaCTTTAACCTGCCTTTCCAAGCCTCATTGTCCAACACTAAACCCAGTATTGCCTGGTCCCTATTGGGCTCcaccacaaactgctccaaaaagccgTCGCTCAGACATTCCACACATTCCTTTCCTTGCAATCCACGACCAATCTGTTTTTCCCAGTCCCCCTGCATACTGAAACCCCTGGGATCACTGTACCTTTGCCTTTCctgcacatcttttctatctcctggtgtatcttacccCCTTGCTCCTGAtgactgtttggaggcctgtacattaTCCAAGCTATCGGGCGttcacctttgtggttcctcaatgcTACCCACAGGTTCCACAGCATCTCTCCCAACATAGTTTCTTAATATTGATTgagtttcatttcttactaataaagcaaccccaccccctctgcccacctacATATCTTTTCAATGGGATGTttgtccttgaatattcagctcccaaccctgatccccttgcagccatgtctccgtgaTGCCCACCCTGTCATTcctgccaattttgatctgtGCCCCAAGCTCATTTGCCTGATTCCTTACACTGCCTGCAATCAGATGTCGTCCCTtcagtccttcctgatgaagggcttttgcccgaaacgtcgatttccctgctccttggatgctgcctgaactgctgtgctcttccagcaccactgatccagaatctggtttccagcacctgcggtCATTGTTATTACCTGTATTACCTGTTCTCACTGTCATTGGTTTGAAGTctgattgctaaccctttccatacaCGTTGTCCtagttgtgtctgtgctggagagttGTGTGCTCCCAGAGTTGGCTCCCTGTCCCATGGGCTGCAGTCAGACAGCATTCTCCATTCCCGGCCACACAGGGAGGaaaactcttgaacctgttggacaaggacagGGCCAGAGGCTTCCTGGATCCCTCGACCTgcctcactcacagacacaccctcCTCTCCTTGACCACGAACTGAATTTGAGTTAGTTAGTCTCAGGGATGTAACTAACTCCTGAAATACAGCATCAGGGtaactcttcccccccccccccccaccccatcctctctccccccccccccccccccccgtcctctctcacccccccccccccccccccatgtgttgcaatgtttgaagctcagactccagctcattgaCTCTGAGTCAGAGTTCTTCCAACAACTAACATTTATTACAGACATGGTCACCGGGAACCAGAATGGGGTCCAGcacctcccacatccaacagaaacaacacatcatctgaccctccagccttgttttatttaaatggttttgaatttgtttttgtaatatTAACTGTTGTTGTATCTCTGTTTATGTAAGTTGTAACCAATAACTTAACAAAAGTCAATTTAACACCGATTCGAATTTAGCAGACCCTGTATTAGCCAATCAAATCACAGCCCTCCTGTGATGTCAGTTTTCAGTTTCTCCAAACCTGTTTCGAATCCGTTCGGATCCAGTCCCAAAATGCTGGAATCCGTACTGAGAACACTaaacgctggagatcacagtggctCAGGCAGGATCCATGGAGAGTGAACAAACTAACGTTTCGCGTCTGTCtgctctgataaagagtcatctaAACTCAGTGCCATCTTGCCCTTTCTCCATGGAGTTTACCTTCACCACTGTggtgatgtgggggggggggagagtggtggtggtggtggggcgggggggaggtgTTGAACTGGACTGGGCAAGGTCAGAATTCTCatgaccccaggttatagtctacaacaggtttatttgaaatcacaaacttttggagcgctgccccttcaccaagggaagcacagaatttataggcagggAGCTCAAAATATCccacaaatggtgtgagtggagtgaggATAGACTGAATAAAAGTCTCACACCATTTGTGGGATATTTTGAGCTccctgcctataaattctgtgcttcccttggtgaaggggcagcactccgatagcttgtgatttcaaataaacctggggTCATGTgactgctgtgatctccaacctTGTGTTGTTTTCAGATGGAGACTCTGGGCTGAGTCTGTTGCTCTTCCTCGGAGTCTTTGGTTAACGAGGGGCCGAGGAGGGAGGTGGGGCCGAGGGGGGACTGAGGAGAGGGGTGGGGCCGAGGGGGTGAGGTGGGCCCGGGGGGGAccgaggagggggtggggctggggccgAGGggagaggtggggctggggggggaccgaggagggggggggggggggggggcgggggggtgtggtggggccGCGGGGCCGAGGAGTGGTTGGGGCCAAGGTGGGACTGAGGagggtcagggtggtgtgtggaggAATGGCCCAGTTTACCGTGGGACTGGACGGTGGATTTACTTCTCTGTTATTGTGATAAATTGTCAGAGAATGTAACTGTTTTCACAGCAGGTTTGGAAGACGTGTTTGGAGTccgtggtgggaggtgtggagcTCCGAGTGCAC
This region includes:
- the LOC132819611 gene encoding uncharacterized protein LOC132819611; this translates as MAKKDENLLANINSAFLKHSKVEEVKRDHLLMMQPYANWEEFLMPAPMSIAILGELIIISSTTDFPVNKHSPDRQYQHIKYPESFRACLMQVSNQGWKCFNLAHKNMDQIRLHSQSVPTHLKSAVKTLMQGERQSLDRLLPLQLGSIKAVADDCLSLAQEVERSFSSITDLIHELLEACTGAKGMYEEESKVVQRSLEDANLRKATAEKEKRQADEYFTRMNKQVEEAHDAYKRAVESAPSEWGVVGMFAVENSINLVSNLVSGFMSMVTADPVSLSTTVVETLANVGNVIAEKVRNKEQAKAGSQQAEVDPVTVSNVLSKSSELLIATVKLQDLLSADAKLSLDKLLDQMTGSVNISRRMFQQVKTEIILEEDCSPKEAALTLCRKGIAICEKLEEIGQCENPTEEQLERVASRIGELYGKVVKFSAGCMANHPTVLPQSAPNLSRAAGEQSPEDQSMVHTVVTQARIKIENAKAHLDSTRAEYERSFEAMKQSNKELDEILAMMRKCQVTKVDFDVTLKMLTQGLDALGRVREQWTKMIRFFEMVSNLIHICLTKSLRKFVTDSKEIQAIQGYSQQQHIRDLIYAQAFQAANISHLVNMIARTYVEISSKYLMDRVTSLGRLITLDPEDAEFQSERQLLQRGCADARQMIMERVLSNKEQFEDQIQQRIEAIDSGLKAVLPPASEVELQAIESSLSQESPAIFREIAEEEEDDQWA